One segment of Solanum lycopersicum chromosome 1, SLM_r2.1 DNA contains the following:
- the loxF gene encoding lipoxygenase — protein sequence MLKPQLQQSSQSTKTLIPYWKTKPLCLASIPINTLNNKNLRVKKKKNFITKAVVSSTENSSYVQSSNIENSTSGKAIVIVQRTVGGTNLSLTRGLDDIGDLFGRSLFLSIVAAELDPKTGVEKPTIEGFARRGRDVDGNREYEVEFEIPEDFGDVGAILIENQQRKQMYVKNIVIDGFVHGKVEITCNSWVHSKYDNPDKRIFFTNKSYLPSQTPSGVKKLRETELVTLRGDGFGERKIYERIYDYDVYNDIGDPDGDGDGDGKRPVLGGKELPYPRRCRTGRARSEKDPLSESKGDFTYVPRDEAFSEVKDLSFSGNTIYAVLHAVVPGLQSIITDRDLGFPHFPAIDSLYNVEVELPALQTNSLFSIIRRLIRAISETRKDVLLFETPEFLERDKFAWFRDVEFARQTLAGLNPYSIRLVREWPLKSKLDPEVYGPPESAITKELIEEEIGGFMTVEEAVQQKKLFILDYHDLLLPFVNKVNELKGTVLYGSRTLFYLTPNGTLRPLAIELTRPPVDDKPQWKQVYCPTWYATGAWLWRIAKAHVLAHDSGYHQLVSHWLRTHCCTEPYIIASNRQLSAMHPIYRLLFPHFRYTMEINGTAREALINANGVIESSFSPGKYSMELSSVAYDLEWRFDREALPEDLISRGLAEEDPNAPYGLRLTIEDYPFASDGLVLWDILKQWVTNYVNHYYPQANLIECDEELQAWWLEIKNVGHGDKKDEPWWPELNTPNDLIGIVTTIIWVTSGHHAAVNFGQYSYAGYFPNRPTIARSKMPTEDPTDEEWEDFLNKPEEALLKCFPSQLQATKVIAVLDVLSNHSPDEEYIGTNIEPFWKDEPVINAAFEVFSGKLKELEGIIDARNADCNLKNRNGAGVMPYELLKPFSEPGITGKGVPYSISI from the exons atgttgaaaccTCAACTTCAACAATCATCACAATCCACAAAAACCCTTATTCCATATTGGAAGACTAAACCATTATGCTTAGCCTCTATTCCCataaatactttaaataataaaaatcttagagttaaaaaaaagaagaattttatCACCAAGGCTGTGGTAAGTTCTACTGAAAATTCCTCATATGTGCAAAGTTCTAATATTGAAAATTCAACAAGTGGTAAAGCCATTGTGATTGTTCAAAGAACAGTTGGAGGAACTAATTTAAGTTTAACAAGAGGACTTGATGATATTGGTGATTTATTTGGTAGATCACTTTTTTTGTCTATTGTTGCTGCTGAGCTTGATCCTA AGACTGGAGTTGAGAAGCCaacaattgagggatttgcacGTCGTGGACGAGATGTGGATGGAAACAGAGAATATGAGGTTGAATTTGAAATTCCTGAAGACTTTGGGGACGTTGGTGcaattttaatagaaaatcaACAACGCAAGCAAATGTATgtgaaaaatattgtaattgaCGGTTTTGTCCATGGCAAAGTTGAAATTACATGCAACTCTTGGGTTCATTCCAAATATGATAATCCTGATAAGAGAATTTTCTTCACGAATAAG TCATATTTACCATCTCAAACTCCAAGTGGAGTAAAGAAGTTAAGAGAGACAGAACTTGTGACATTAAGAGGTGATGGATTtggagaaagaaaaatatatgagaGAATTTATGACTATGATGTTTATAATGATATCGGTGATCCTGacggtgatggtgatggtgatggtaaAAGACCAGTACTTGGTGGAAAAGAATTACCGTATCCTAGAAGGTGTAGAACTGGTAGAGCAAGAAGTGAAAAAG ATCCATTATCCGAATCAAAGGGTGACTTTACTTATGTACCAAGAGATGAAGCATTTTCAGAAGTGAAGGACTTATCATTCTCAGGCAACACCATTTACGCGGTCCTACACGCGGTAGTGCCAGGGTTGCAATCGATCATCACAGACCGCGATCTCGGATTTCCCCATTTTCCGGCCATCGACTCACTTTACAACGTCGAAGTAGAACTTCCGGCACTTCAAACAAATAGCCTTTTTTCGATTATACGAAGGCTCATTAGGGCTATTTCTGAAACAAGAAAAGATGTCTTGCTTTTTGAAACTCCTGAATTTCTTGAAA GGGACAAATTTGCATGGTTTAGAGATGTGGAATTTGCTCGTCAAACCTTAGCTGGTTTGAATCCATATAGTATACGATTGGTTAGG GAATGGCCATTGAAGAGCAAGCTAGACCCTGAGGTATATGGACCTCCTGAATCAGCAATTACAAAAGAGctaattgaagaagaaattggAGGATTTATGACTGTTGaagag GCGGTTCAACAAAAGAAGTTGTTCATCTTAGATTATCATGATTTGCTATTGCCATTTGTGAACAAAGTGAATGAACTCAAAGGGACAGTACTTTATGGATCAAGAACTTTGTTCTATTTGACACCTAATGGCACATTGAGACCTTTGGCGATTGAGCTAACTAGGCCACCAGTAGATGATAAGCCTCAATGGAAGCAAGTTTATTGCCCAACTTGGTATGCCACTGGTGCTTGGCTATGGAGGATTGCTAAAGCTCATGTTCTTGCTCATGACTCTGGCTATCACCAACTAGTTAGTCATTG GCTAAGAACTCATTGTTGTACAGAGCCATACATTATAGCATCTAATAGGCAACTAAGTGCAATGCATCCAATATATAGATTATTATTTCCTCATTTTAGATATACAATGGAGATAAATGGTACAGCTAGAGAAGCACTTATTAATGCAAATGGTGTTATTGAGAGTTCATTTTCCCCTGGCAAGTATTCAATGGAGTTGAGTTCTGTTGCCTATGATCTTGAGTGGAGGTTTGATAGAGAAGCACTCCCTGAGGACCTTATTAGTAG GGGATTGGCAGAGGAAGATCCAAATGCACCATATGGATTGAGACTAACAATAGAAGATTACCCTTTTGCTAGTGATGGTTTAGTACTTTGGGACATACTTAAACAATGGGTAACAAATTATGTCAACCATTATTATCCACAAGCAAATCTCATTGAATGTGATGAAGAACTCCAAGCTTGGTGGTTAGAGATTAAAAATGTTGGACATGGTGACAAGAAAGATGAGCCATGGTGGCCAGAGTTAAATACCCCAAATGACTTAATTGGTATTGTCACAACAATAATTTGGGTAACTTCTGGCCATCATGCAGCTGTAAACTTTGGCCAATACAGCTATGCAG GCTATTTTCCAAATAGGCCAACAATTGCTaggtcaaaaatgccaactGAAGATCCAACAGATGAAGAATGGGAGGATTTTTTGAACAAACCTGAGGAGGCATTATTAAAATGCTTCCCTTCACAACTTCAAGCAACAAAAGTAATAGCAGTTTTGGATGTTTTATCAAACCATTCTCCAGATGAAGAGTATATTGGCACAAATATTGAACCTTTTTGGAAAGATGAACCCGTAATTAACGCGGCGTTCGAGGTATTTTCGGGGAAATTGAAGGAGCTTGAAGGGATAATTGATGCCAGAAATGCTGATTGTAATTTGAAGAATAGAAATGGAGCTGGAGTTATGCCTTATGAATTATTGAAACCATTTTCTGAACCTGGAATTACTGGAAAAGGTGTACCTTATAGCATTtccatttga